A stretch of the Papaver somniferum cultivar HN1 chromosome 6, ASM357369v1, whole genome shotgun sequence genome encodes the following:
- the LOC113287600 gene encoding uncharacterized protein LOC113287600 has protein sequence MDTSNNRKEDVSPATAVLLGALAPGVNAPTWFVLKMSFLTLGISFAVILGLAFTSSDITMIIHVTLLVLITGTLFFLLSSFLAETGLVSVEQQMQDIGLAPKDEVEPKKKM, from the exons ATGGATACATCTAACAATCGCAAAGAAGATGTCTCCCCTGCCACAGCAGTTCTATTAGGAGCTCTGGCTCCTGGTGTGAAT GCTCCAACATGGTTTGTACTGAAGATGTCGTTCTTGACACTGGGTATCAGCTTTGCTGTAATACTGGGACTAGCTTTTACTTCTAGTGACATAACCATGATCATCCACGTAACTCTACTTGTTTTGATCACCGGGACGTTGTTTTTCCTCCTCAGCAG TTTTCTTGCAGAAACAGGTCTGGTTTCAGTGGAACAACAAATGCAGGACATAGGTTTGGCACCAAAAGATGAAGTAGAACCAAAGAAGAAGATGTAG